Proteins encoded by one window of Gordonia jinghuaiqii:
- a CDS encoding NAD/NADP-dependent octopine/nopaline dehydrogenase family protein — MKVCVIGGGHGSYAAAAELSENDHHVSWWRRDGAAFSPLVERGALEIDDHRGRRQVRVDDGEGIAVFADIGEAVSNADVIVAPVPAFAHESLARQLAPHLRDGQVVYLPPGSFGSVVFARAVRDAGSSADVAFAETGTLPYLARKHGDTRVVVSGYATRLPTGVFPARHTDRALAALSEVYPAVERIEDALSGALMNAGPIIHPPLILMNAGPLEHFPSWDIHNEGTQDSIRRVTSALDAERIAIREALGYSAPHFPLADHYTADGDEWMYGNAAHEKLTDSGDWREHIDLRTHRYMTEDVEIGLALLSSVARWASVPAPVIDGLLAVAGAVTGRPASAGGRTMESLGLAELDRPAMRSFLNGGFSR; from the coding sequence GTGAAGGTCTGTGTGATCGGCGGAGGTCACGGCTCATATGCCGCGGCGGCGGAACTGAGCGAGAACGATCACCACGTCTCGTGGTGGCGGCGGGACGGCGCGGCGTTCTCGCCGCTGGTCGAGCGCGGGGCCCTCGAGATCGACGATCATCGTGGCCGCCGGCAGGTGCGCGTCGACGACGGCGAGGGCATCGCGGTCTTCGCCGACATCGGCGAGGCGGTGTCCAACGCCGACGTGATCGTCGCACCGGTGCCCGCCTTCGCTCATGAGTCGCTTGCCCGGCAGCTCGCGCCCCATCTGCGCGACGGTCAGGTCGTCTACCTTCCACCGGGCAGCTTCGGCTCGGTCGTGTTCGCCCGGGCGGTTCGCGACGCGGGCAGTTCCGCGGATGTGGCGTTCGCCGAGACCGGCACCCTCCCCTACCTCGCCCGTAAGCACGGCGACACCCGCGTCGTGGTGAGCGGCTACGCCACGCGCCTGCCGACCGGCGTCTTCCCGGCCCGGCACACCGACCGCGCGCTCGCCGCCCTGAGCGAGGTCTACCCTGCCGTGGAGCGGATCGAGGATGCGCTCAGCGGCGCCCTGATGAATGCCGGGCCGATCATCCATCCGCCGCTGATCCTGATGAATGCCGGTCCGCTGGAACACTTCCCATCGTGGGATATCCACAACGAGGGCACCCAGGACTCGATCCGACGGGTCACCTCCGCCCTCGACGCCGAGCGGATCGCGATCCGGGAGGCACTGGGCTACTCCGCCCCGCACTTCCCGCTCGCCGATCACTACACCGCCGACGGCGACGAATGGATGTACGGCAACGCCGCCCACGAGAAGCTCACGGACAGCGGCGACTGGCGCGAACACATCGACCTGCGGACCCATCGGTACATGACCGAGGACGTCGAGATCGGGCTGGCGTTGCTGAGCTCGGTGGCGCGGTGGGCATCGGTGCCCGCACCCGTCATCGACGGTCTGCTCGCCGTCGCCGGTGCGGTGACCGGACGTCCCGCGTCGGCCGGCGGCCGGACAATGGAGAGTCTGGGTCTCGCCGAGCTCGACCGACCGGCGATGCGGAGCTTCCTCAACGGCGGGTTCTCGCGGTGA
- a CDS encoding MFS transporter, with the protein MASGAGTIMEFYDFAIYGTATALVFNKVYFNVDDPWFGTFLGFATFAVGFVMAPIGAVIFGHFGDKIGRRKALTAAFLLMGGSTLAMGVLPDYTAIGIVAPIILIFLRMVHGISRGGEIGGAALLAAEHAPTHRRGLYGSFVTLGSPVGGILANLSFALVLLMPMEQVLAWGWRIPFLIGGIVLAIGVWTRTRISETPDFVQSRQVEKESPRAFSVLRENWRRVALAAGINVGQNCYAFLLFTFMLSFLTESDPGRGFDRSPVVFGSTLALACHAATVVLGSHLSDRLGRKPVIGFGMVTSLAFAPILFWVTADGSLTACVTVISIGFALTGFVYGPMLTTFAELFPITQRYSGIGIGFQVGAVLGGGLAPMIANRIVSATGSVIPVGVYAAVLMAISLCCLMVIRETAPVAAERTLRQRLSA; encoded by the coding sequence GTGGCGTCCGGCGCCGGCACGATCATGGAGTTCTACGACTTCGCGATCTACGGCACCGCAACCGCGCTGGTGTTCAACAAGGTCTACTTCAACGTCGACGATCCCTGGTTCGGCACCTTCCTCGGATTCGCCACCTTCGCAGTGGGATTCGTGATGGCGCCCATCGGCGCGGTCATCTTCGGGCACTTCGGGGACAAGATCGGTCGCCGCAAGGCGCTGACGGCCGCCTTCCTGTTGATGGGCGGGTCGACGCTGGCCATGGGCGTCCTGCCGGACTACACGGCCATCGGGATCGTCGCGCCGATCATCCTGATCTTCCTCCGGATGGTGCACGGGATATCCCGGGGCGGTGAGATCGGCGGGGCCGCACTGCTTGCCGCCGAACACGCCCCGACGCATCGTCGTGGCCTGTACGGCTCGTTCGTCACCCTCGGCTCGCCGGTCGGCGGCATCCTCGCCAACCTGTCGTTCGCGCTCGTCCTGCTGATGCCGATGGAGCAGGTCCTGGCGTGGGGGTGGCGCATCCCGTTCCTGATCGGTGGCATCGTGCTGGCGATCGGCGTGTGGACCCGCACCAGGATCAGCGAGACCCCGGACTTCGTCCAGTCCCGGCAGGTCGAGAAGGAAAGCCCCCGTGCCTTCTCGGTTCTCCGCGAGAACTGGCGCCGTGTCGCACTCGCGGCCGGTATCAACGTCGGCCAGAACTGTTATGCCTTTCTGCTGTTCACGTTCATGCTGTCGTTCCTGACCGAGAGCGATCCGGGACGCGGTTTCGACCGCTCACCGGTCGTGTTCGGCAGCACGCTGGCCCTCGCCTGCCATGCCGCCACCGTCGTGCTGGGCAGCCACCTCTCCGACCGGCTCGGCCGCAAGCCCGTGATCGGATTCGGGATGGTCACCTCCCTGGCGTTCGCGCCGATCCTGTTCTGGGTCACCGCGGACGGGTCCCTGACCGCCTGCGTCACGGTCATCTCCATCGGCTTCGCACTCACCGGATTCGTCTACGGACCGATGCTCACCACCTTCGCCGAGCTCTTCCCGATCACCCAGCGCTACAGCGGCATCGGGATCGGATTCCAGGTCGGCGCGGTGCTCGGCGGCGGTCTCGCGCCGATGATCGCCAACCGCATCGTCAGCGCGACCGGGAGCGTCATCCCGGTCGGCGTCTACGCCGCGGTGCTGATGGCGATCAGCCTGTGCTGCCTGATGGTCATCCGGGAGACCGCACCCGTCGCCGCCGAGCGCACACTCCGGCAACGCCTGTCCGCCTGA
- a CDS encoding aspartate aminotransferase family protein, with protein sequence MTTASAATRARTGQIASLSPVLKQATPVVVDHALGSWIHGTDGRDYLDFTTGIGVTSTGHCHPHVVAAAQAQCAKVIHAQYTTVLHTPLLELTERLGGVLPLGLDSVFYANSGSEAVEAAIRLARMATAKPNIIVFQGGFHGRTVAAASLTTAGTRFSAGFSPLMSGVHMAPFPYAYRYGWDTDTAVDFALRELDYLLQSRVAPNDTAAFLIEPVLGDGGYLPTPPRFLQGLRERADRHGILLILDEVQAGFGRTGRFWGHQHADGLTPDILITAKGLASGFPISAIAASTELMSKAWPGSQGGTYGGNAVAAAAAVATLDVIESEGLVENARVRGEQLLTGLRQVCAPFAGIGDVRGLGLMAGIEFISTDAAGNTAPDAVAATAVQQATTDQGLLTLTCGPAANVVRLIPALVVTAEEIDLGLSRFGAALAAVLR encoded by the coding sequence ATGACGACAGCCAGCGCCGCCACCCGAGCCCGTACCGGCCAGATCGCCTCGCTCAGTCCCGTCCTCAAGCAGGCGACGCCCGTCGTCGTCGACCACGCCCTCGGTTCGTGGATTCACGGCACCGACGGCCGCGATTATCTGGACTTCACCACCGGCATCGGAGTCACCAGCACCGGGCACTGCCACCCGCATGTCGTCGCGGCCGCACAGGCCCAATGCGCGAAGGTGATCCACGCGCAGTACACGACGGTTCTGCACACCCCGCTGCTCGAGCTGACCGAACGTCTCGGCGGCGTCCTGCCCCTCGGCCTGGATTCGGTGTTCTACGCCAACTCCGGCTCCGAGGCCGTCGAGGCCGCGATCCGCCTCGCCCGGATGGCCACCGCCAAGCCCAACATCATCGTCTTCCAGGGCGGATTCCACGGCCGCACCGTCGCCGCGGCGAGCCTGACCACCGCGGGAACCCGCTTCTCGGCGGGCTTCTCACCGTTGATGAGCGGCGTCCACATGGCCCCGTTCCCCTACGCCTACCGCTACGGCTGGGACACCGACACCGCCGTCGACTTCGCGCTGCGCGAACTCGACTACCTCCTGCAGTCGCGGGTGGCCCCCAACGACACCGCCGCCTTCCTCATCGAGCCCGTCCTCGGCGACGGCGGCTACCTCCCGACACCGCCGCGGTTCCTGCAGGGCCTGCGCGAGCGGGCCGACCGCCACGGCATCCTCCTCATCCTCGACGAGGTGCAGGCCGGGTTCGGCCGCACCGGCAGGTTCTGGGGACACCAGCACGCCGACGGGCTGACCCCCGACATCCTGATCACCGCAAAAGGCCTCGCGTCGGGGTTCCCGATCTCGGCGATCGCGGCGTCGACCGAGCTGATGAGCAAGGCCTGGCCGGGCTCGCAGGGTGGCACCTACGGCGGCAACGCCGTCGCGGCCGCCGCGGCCGTGGCCACCCTCGACGTCATCGAGTCCGAGGGGCTCGTCGAGAACGCCCGCGTGCGCGGAGAGCAGTTGCTCACCGGCCTCCGCCAGGTGTGTGCCCCCTTCGCCGGCATCGGCGATGTCCGCGGCCTCGGACTGATGGCGGGCATCGAGTTCATCAGCACCGATGCCGCAGGCAACACCGCCCCCGACGCCGTGGCGGCCACCGCGGTGCAGCAGGCCACCACCGACCAAGGCCTGCTGACGCTGACCTGCGGACCGGCGGCCAACGTCGTCCGGCTGATCCCCGCGTTGGTCGTGACCGCCGAGGAGATCGATCTCGGCCTCAGCCGGTTCGGTGCGGCCCTCGCCGCGGTACTCCGCTAG
- a CDS encoding MarR family winged helix-turn-helix transcriptional regulator, which yields MTEHQDLLSASALTAFRLNGQFLSLAERLAEPAGLTATRWQVLGAILGQPLPVAAIARAMGITRQSVQRTADLLAADGLVEFRDNPAHRRARLLAPTAAGLAAVRAIDPGHRVAADRLSEILDADRWRQALDALRDLSAALDKLHP from the coding sequence GTGACCGAACACCAGGACCTGCTGTCGGCCTCCGCGCTGACGGCTTTCCGCCTCAACGGCCAGTTCCTGTCACTCGCCGAACGCCTTGCCGAGCCCGCGGGCCTCACCGCCACCCGATGGCAGGTCCTCGGCGCGATACTCGGACAACCGCTGCCGGTCGCCGCGATCGCACGGGCGATGGGCATCACCCGCCAGAGCGTGCAGCGAACCGCCGACCTCCTCGCCGCGGACGGGCTCGTCGAGTTCCGGGACAACCCGGCTCATCGGCGCGCCAGACTCCTCGCCCCCACAGCGGCCGGTCTCGCCGCCGTGCGGGCCATCGATCCGGGACACCGCGTCGCCGCCGACCGGCTGTCGGAGATCCTCGACGCCGACCGTTGGCGCCAGGCGCTCGACGCCCTCCGGGATCTCAGCGCGGCACTCGACAAACTCCACCCCTGA
- a CDS encoding 3-hydroxybutyryl-CoA dehydrogenase has product MTPTRVAVVGAGRMGQGIAAALAFGNVSVTVVDLRDRGDAGDSYLRRVSSAIRAALEHKVTLGLLPRRLLDDVAARVTVVGGIDAGSPMASADLVFEAVPEVAEVKREAFAWIETMVAGSVPIASTTSSFLVDDLAGYLSGPERFLNAHWLNPADLMPLVEVSPGAKTTAATVDTTCDLLISVGKTPVRCAASPGYIVPRLQALVMNEAARMVEEGVATAADIDTAVRIGFGSRFAVLGLLEFIDWGGCDTLFHASQYLRGELGERFAPAPLVESNMNSGRRGIADGAGFYTFGADTVDDYRAQRIADFARVLDALGRLPRHEEFATTD; this is encoded by the coding sequence GTGACACCGACCCGCGTCGCCGTCGTCGGCGCCGGCCGCATGGGTCAGGGCATCGCCGCCGCGCTGGCCTTCGGGAACGTGTCGGTGACGGTTGTCGACCTCCGTGACCGCGGCGACGCCGGCGATTCTTACCTGCGGAGGGTGAGTTCGGCGATCCGCGCAGCCCTCGAGCACAAGGTCACACTCGGCCTGCTGCCGCGCCGGCTCCTCGACGACGTCGCCGCACGGGTCACGGTCGTCGGCGGGATCGACGCCGGGAGCCCGATGGCGTCCGCGGATCTCGTGTTCGAGGCCGTCCCCGAAGTGGCCGAGGTCAAGCGCGAAGCGTTCGCATGGATAGAGACCATGGTCGCCGGATCGGTCCCCATCGCCTCGACGACGTCGAGTTTCCTGGTCGACGACCTCGCCGGGTATCTGTCGGGCCCGGAACGATTTCTCAACGCGCACTGGCTCAACCCCGCCGATCTCATGCCCCTGGTGGAGGTGAGCCCGGGGGCGAAAACCACTGCGGCAACCGTGGACACCACCTGCGACCTGCTGATCTCCGTCGGCAAGACACCGGTGCGCTGCGCAGCCTCCCCCGGGTACATCGTGCCCCGCCTCCAGGCCCTGGTGATGAACGAGGCGGCCCGGATGGTGGAGGAGGGGGTGGCGACCGCGGCCGACATCGACACCGCCGTACGGATCGGCTTCGGTTCCCGCTTCGCGGTACTGGGGCTGCTCGAGTTCATCGACTGGGGCGGCTGCGACACCCTGTTCCACGCCTCGCAGTATCTGCGTGGTGAACTCGGCGAGCGCTTCGCGCCCGCGCCGCTCGTCGAGTCGAACATGAACTCGGGACGACGCGGAATAGCCGACGGTGCAGGCTTTTACACGTTCGGCGCCGACACCGTCGACGACTATCGCGCGCAACGGATCGCCGACTTCGCCCGCGTCCTCGACGCCCTGGGACGCCTGCCCCGTCATGAGGAGTTCGCCACCACCGACTGA
- a CDS encoding Lrp/AsnC family transcriptional regulator produces the protein MPDALDYQIVHALQVAPRASWGVVGDVVGVSAATAARRWERLVDNGLAWIVTYPGAAYLNTQCSAFVEVQVASRRHAVVEGLARDRHVATIQRTAGDGDLLLTVMVPDLGFLGDWVQRLAETDGVARTRTRVVMRVFGESERWRVHKLTEAEESVLAEHRPVHRPLEHEPDEMDLRLIAALTEDGRRSAVDLAAASGLSAPTVRRRLAALVAERVLSIRCEVAHVISGWPVTANVWARASSRSISALVDALDDLPQVRVCCEVTGTANILMGIWLHNVGELSEFEQELESRVPGLVVADRTVTLETPKRLGSLLDRSGCRTGSVPVLL, from the coding sequence GTGCCGGACGCCCTCGATTATCAGATCGTTCACGCGCTGCAGGTGGCTCCACGGGCATCGTGGGGCGTCGTCGGCGACGTCGTCGGGGTCAGTGCGGCCACCGCCGCCCGGCGGTGGGAGAGGCTGGTCGACAACGGGCTGGCCTGGATCGTGACGTATCCGGGCGCCGCGTATCTCAACACGCAATGCAGTGCATTCGTCGAGGTGCAGGTGGCGTCCCGCCGTCACGCCGTCGTCGAGGGTCTCGCACGCGATCGACATGTGGCGACGATCCAGCGCACGGCGGGCGACGGTGACCTGCTGCTGACGGTCATGGTCCCGGATCTGGGCTTTCTCGGCGACTGGGTGCAGCGTCTCGCCGAGACCGACGGTGTGGCGCGTACCAGGACGCGTGTGGTCATGCGGGTCTTCGGCGAGAGCGAACGCTGGCGGGTGCACAAGTTGACCGAAGCCGAGGAATCGGTGCTCGCCGAGCACCGTCCGGTGCATCGGCCGCTCGAACACGAGCCCGACGAGATGGACCTCCGCCTGATCGCGGCGCTGACCGAGGACGGTCGGCGCTCCGCGGTCGACCTGGCCGCGGCCAGCGGCCTGAGCGCGCCGACGGTGCGGCGCAGGCTCGCCGCGCTGGTCGCCGAACGGGTCCTCTCGATCAGATGCGAGGTCGCCCATGTCATCAGCGGGTGGCCGGTCACCGCGAACGTGTGGGCCCGCGCCTCGTCGAGATCGATCTCGGCGCTGGTGGACGCCTTGGACGACCTGCCCCAGGTGCGGGTGTGCTGCGAGGTGACGGGCACGGCGAACATCCTCATGGGGATCTGGCTGCACAACGTCGGCGAACTCTCCGAGTTCGAACAGGAACTCGAGAGCCGGGTTCCCGGACTCGTCGTCGCCGATCGCACGGTGACCCTGGAGACCCCGAAAAGGCTGGGCTCGCTGCTCGACCGATCCGGGTGCCGTACCGGATCGGTGCCGGTCCTCCTGTGA
- a CDS encoding DJ-1/PfpI family protein: MKTVHLALYPTLADWEFGYVAAGINNPEYQREPGAFRIVTVGATHDPVRTIGGITMVPDTTLAEVSPTDSAMLVLPGAQIWDANDAFVDAARRWVDATVPVAGICGATVGLARGGLLDDRRHTSNAPEQLTPTGYAGAAHYVDAPAVTDRGVITAAAVAPVDFAREVFALLGVYQPAVLDAWYRLYGHQDPSGFYALQGER, encoded by the coding sequence ATGAAGACCGTCCATCTCGCCCTCTACCCGACACTGGCCGACTGGGAGTTCGGCTACGTGGCAGCCGGGATCAACAATCCCGAGTACCAGCGGGAACCCGGGGCCTTCCGGATCGTGACCGTCGGCGCCACCCACGATCCGGTCCGCACGATCGGCGGGATCACGATGGTGCCCGACACCACCCTCGCCGAGGTCTCCCCAACCGACAGCGCAATGCTCGTCCTGCCCGGCGCACAGATCTGGGATGCCAACGACGCCTTCGTCGACGCGGCCCGACGCTGGGTGGATGCCACTGTCCCGGTCGCCGGAATATGCGGGGCAACAGTGGGTTTGGCGCGCGGCGGCCTGCTCGATGACCGACGCCACACCAGCAACGCACCAGAACAGCTCACGCCGACCGGATATGCGGGCGCCGCACACTACGTCGACGCGCCGGCCGTCACCGATCGCGGCGTCATCACCGCGGCAGCAGTCGCCCCCGTCGACTTCGCCCGCGAGGTCTTCGCACTCCTCGGCGTCTACCAGCCCGCCGTCCTCGACGCGTGGTACCGGCTGTACGGCCACCAGGACCCCAGCGGGTTCTACGCCTTGCAGGGCGAGCGGTGA
- a CDS encoding FAD-binding and (Fe-S)-binding domain-containing protein, translating into MDIATELTGLGIEADASPRRLAEYSYDASNYRIAPLAVTFPRTDRDVATIVTWCHDAGIPVIARGGGTSMGGNAIGPGVVLDLSRHLDRVISIDAESSTAVAGSGIVLTTLAAHAREATGGRLTFAPDPSSASRATIGGAIGNDACGNHSVRYGRTSDHVVELHLVTAEGLLLTATRDGLRATDPEDTAAAARAAEISGALRELAAANLSILRTQLETIPRQVSGYHLAKLLPENGFDVARALVGSEGTCAIVVSAKVRLVPVATSQLLLCVGYHSPADAARDVPAILPFAPSAIEGIDRKIVATMAARRGRDTVAGLPDGSAWLFIDVDSESAAAQAESDVPATAKRLLDHLRAQGRMIDATVVEDPARRKALWRIREDGAGLSSRLADPDDESIGNDYESWPGWEDAAVAPERLADYLDDFTELLDRHGLTGVMYGHFGAGCMHVRITFDLRTAQGRAVMDRFCNDAAELVVRHGGSLSGEHGDGRARSALLPIMYSPAMMAAFARFKSIWDPAGILNPGSIIDPPPITADLALADVPRRSWPTSFDLGHGSSSPGEPRRASGPAATPELPLLDPFVHAVQGCIGVGRCRADTGGVMCPSYRATRDEKDSTRGRARVLQDMVRTAPTVEEGWRSTDVAEALDLCLSCKACSTDCPTGVDMATYKAEFLDHHYRRRLRPLSHYSLGWMPAWLSAAGVAAPLINRALTSRLGGLAAHAGGIDPRRTMPSFATRRARRTHLDPLDPVSPASSVILFVDSFTRAFRPQVATAAAGVLGATGEEVGCTADNCCGLTWISTGQLGKARKVLRRTAENLDDGTDRPIVVAEPSCAAALAKDLPELVGTDAARRVAARVRSFATHLPTLLDAGWQPPALPDEVTLQTHCHEYAVFGARVGAAALEALGVRVTVADGCCGVAGNFGFEKGHYEVSMAVAENGLAPALRDDPYRPVITDGFSCAMAVEHLTTVDGELRAAPEIRGLHLAELLTGTTDRPTTTTHDHGGARS; encoded by the coding sequence GTGGACATCGCAACCGAACTCACCGGCCTCGGTATCGAGGCCGACGCCTCACCCCGGCGCCTCGCCGAGTACTCCTACGACGCATCGAACTACCGCATCGCACCACTGGCGGTGACGTTTCCGCGCACGGATCGGGACGTGGCGACAATCGTGACCTGGTGTCACGACGCGGGCATACCGGTGATCGCACGCGGTGGCGGAACATCCATGGGCGGCAACGCGATCGGCCCGGGTGTCGTTCTCGACCTCTCCCGTCATCTCGACCGCGTGATCTCGATCGACGCCGAATCGTCGACGGCCGTGGCCGGATCAGGCATCGTGCTGACCACGCTCGCCGCCCACGCCCGCGAGGCGACCGGCGGCAGGCTCACCTTCGCACCCGACCCGTCGTCGGCATCGCGTGCGACGATCGGCGGCGCGATCGGCAACGACGCCTGCGGAAATCACTCGGTGCGGTACGGACGTACCAGTGATCATGTGGTCGAGCTCCATCTCGTCACCGCCGAGGGCCTGCTGCTCACCGCCACGCGCGACGGACTGCGGGCCACCGATCCGGAAGACACCGCAGCGGCCGCCCGCGCCGCGGAGATCTCCGGCGCGCTGCGGGAACTGGCCGCGGCCAACCTGTCGATCCTGCGCACCCAGCTCGAGACCATTCCACGTCAGGTCTCCGGCTACCACCTGGCGAAACTGCTGCCGGAGAACGGCTTCGACGTGGCCCGTGCACTCGTCGGCAGCGAGGGGACGTGCGCGATCGTCGTCTCCGCGAAAGTCCGTCTGGTGCCGGTCGCCACGTCGCAGCTGCTCCTCTGCGTGGGGTACCACTCCCCGGCCGACGCCGCCCGCGACGTACCGGCGATCCTGCCGTTCGCCCCGTCGGCGATCGAGGGCATCGACCGCAAGATCGTCGCCACCATGGCCGCCCGGCGCGGCCGCGACACCGTCGCCGGACTCCCCGACGGCTCGGCGTGGCTGTTCATCGACGTCGATTCGGAAAGCGCCGCAGCACAGGCGGAATCCGACGTTCCGGCCACCGCCAAGCGCCTGCTCGACCATCTCCGCGCGCAGGGGCGGATGATCGACGCCACCGTCGTCGAGGACCCGGCACGCCGCAAGGCGCTCTGGCGCATCCGCGAGGACGGAGCAGGGCTGTCGTCGCGGCTGGCCGACCCCGACGACGAGAGCATCGGCAACGACTACGAATCCTGGCCGGGCTGGGAGGATGCGGCCGTCGCCCCCGAGCGTCTCGCCGACTACCTCGACGACTTCACCGAACTCCTCGACCGTCATGGTCTCACCGGTGTGATGTACGGCCACTTCGGCGCCGGTTGCATGCACGTCCGCATCACCTTCGATCTGCGCACCGCGCAGGGCCGCGCGGTCATGGACCGATTCTGCAACGACGCCGCAGAACTTGTTGTCCGACATGGTGGTTCGTTGTCCGGTGAACACGGTGACGGCCGCGCACGTTCGGCACTGCTGCCGATCATGTACTCCCCGGCGATGATGGCGGCCTTCGCACGGTTCAAATCCATCTGGGATCCGGCAGGCATCCTCAACCCGGGCAGCATCATCGACCCGCCGCCGATCACCGCCGACCTCGCCCTCGCCGACGTCCCGCGGCGGTCGTGGCCGACCAGCTTCGATCTCGGCCACGGCTCCTCATCCCCCGGCGAACCGCGCCGGGCATCGGGGCCGGCCGCCACACCTGAGCTGCCCCTGCTCGATCCGTTCGTGCACGCGGTCCAGGGGTGCATCGGCGTGGGGCGCTGCCGCGCGGACACCGGCGGCGTGATGTGTCCGAGTTACCGGGCGACCCGCGACGAGAAGGACTCTACTCGCGGCCGCGCACGCGTCCTGCAGGACATGGTCCGCACCGCTCCGACCGTCGAGGAGGGCTGGCGCTCAACCGATGTCGCCGAGGCGCTCGATCTCTGCCTGTCCTGCAAGGCCTGTTCCACCGACTGCCCGACCGGCGTCGACATGGCGACCTACAAAGCGGAGTTCCTCGACCACCACTATCGGCGTCGGCTCCGTCCGCTGTCGCACTACTCGCTCGGCTGGATGCCGGCGTGGCTCTCCGCGGCGGGCGTGGCGGCCCCACTGATCAACCGCGCACTGACGTCGCGGCTCGGCGGCCTGGCCGCACACGCGGGTGGTATCGATCCCCGACGCACGATGCCCTCCTTCGCGACCCGGCGCGCACGTCGGACACACCTCGACCCGCTCGACCCGGTCAGCCCGGCCTCGTCGGTCATCCTGTTCGTCGACTCATTCACCCGCGCGTTCCGGCCGCAGGTGGCCACCGCGGCCGCCGGGGTCCTCGGCGCCACCGGTGAGGAAGTGGGTTGCACCGCCGACAACTGCTGCGGCCTCACCTGGATCTCGACGGGCCAGCTCGGCAAGGCACGCAAGGTACTCCGCCGCACCGCGGAGAACCTCGACGACGGCACCGACCGTCCCATCGTCGTCGCCGAACCCAGCTGCGCCGCCGCGCTCGCCAAGGATCTGCCCGAACTCGTGGGAACCGACGCCGCGCGCCGCGTCGCCGCACGCGTCCGCAGTTTCGCCACCCACCTACCGACACTGCTCGACGCGGGATGGCAACCACCCGCACTGCCCGACGAGGTCACCCTGCAGACCCACTGCCACGAGTACGCGGTCTTCGGCGCACGCGTCGGCGCCGCCGCGCTGGAGGCCCTCGGCGTGCGCGTCACGGTCGCCGACGGGTGTTGCGGCGTCGCCGGCAATTTCGGCTTCGAGAAGGGCCACTACGAGGTGAGCATGGCCGTCGCCGAGAACGGGCTGGCTCCCGCACTGCGCGACGACCCGTACCGGCCGGTCATCACCGACGGCTTCAGTTGCGCGATGGCCGTCGAACATCTCACAACCGTCGACGGTGAGCTCAGGGCAGCGCCGGAGATCCGCGGCCTCCACCTGGCCGAATTGCTGACCGGCACAACAGACCGACCGACCACCACCACCCACGACCACGGAGGAGCCCGATCATGA